The genomic region CCTCTGTGCTGGATACCTGGGTATATGTGGATGGGATCAACCGATCAGTGCAGGCCAATACAACCCTGTATCTCTGGCCGGGTACATACAATATCACTGTAGTGAAGCAGGACTATGAGACACCTGTAATTCAGACTGTAAACGTTACTGAAGGGGCAAACCCGGAAATTGATTTCATTCCTGAACCTGCACCACCAGTTGCTGGCTTTGTAGTTAATACAACATCAGTAACAGCAACACAGGATATAGCCTTTACCGACCATTCCACAGGTTTGATCAGCTCGTGGTTATGGGACTTCGGTGACGGGATAACTTCTACTGAACAGACACCTACGCATAATTATATCGCTACAGGAATCTACAACGTCAGTTTGGTACTGACAAACCCATCAGGCAGCAGTACACGTGTAAGAACTTCATACGTCACAGTCGTAGATTCTCCGGATGCCGGCTTCAGTGCCAATGTGACCTCAGGTGCGGTTCCGCTTTCCGTAGGCTTTACTGATTCATCGACAAACAGCCCTACCTCATGGTTATGGGATTTCGGCGACGGGAACACTTCAACTGATCAGAATCCTATTCATACTTATTCAGCCGTGGGGACCTACAATGTGAGGCTTAATGCAAGTAATGATCAGGGAAGCAATATCAGCACAAGGATTTCTTACATTATCGTATCTACCGTCAATACGGGAAGTTCTGAATCAGGAAGCTCAAGTAGTTCCAGTTCCAGCTATCGTTTATCTATGATAACAAGTCAGGAGCAGGATGCTGCAACAATCACTGATAATGTCAGTGAGGAAATACTTGAAGAAAGCGTTCAGGCAGAAGAAAATGTATCGGTAATTTTTGATGATGAAAAAACAGAAGAAACGGATACTAAAGAAACAGATGCCGGGCATATAAAGGGCACACCAGATTTTAGTGCACTGGCAGGAATTGTCTTTTTTTCACTTGCAATACTTGTGCTAGAAAAAATAAATAATTAAAAATAAATGACGGGATATCTGTCCTGTCAGCTCTTTGTTTTTCAGGTTATTTCTTAAACATCAGGGCCATTATTCCTGGCTTTGAAGGCTTCATAGGGTTCTGGAAGAAATCCATTTCCATGCTTGGTCCACCGAACATCTCATTATTAACTCTTTCAGTTATTTCGTCGAGTATCATCTTGTAGGAAATGCAGTGTGGATCAACGTCCTTTATTTCTCCACCTGTTGGGGTTATGGCATTGTAAGGGCAGCCGCCTCTACAATATTTTATATGGGAACAGTCCTTGCAGTTTTCATCTACGTAATCCTTGTAATCGAACATGAGCTTCCATGCATCGGATTTTGAAAGTTCTTCAATGCCTGGATTATCACGAACATTACCCATTACATATTCTGGCATACCTACAAAACGGTAACATGGGTATATGCCACCATCAGGCCCTATGGCCAGAACATCTCCCATGCAATCTACGAAAGTACATACAGCACCTCTACCACTAAACACTCCTTTACAGAGGTGGTCAATGTTCATTACCTCGATACTGTCTATGTTTTCGAGATATTTGTCCAGGAGGTAGATAAGAAGCCTGCCGTATTCTTCCGGATCAAGAGCCCATTTTTCAGGTTCATTGCCACGTAATGAGGGAAGGGCAGGATGGAATTTGAGAGTCCAGCCGTTCTCCAGGTAAAAATTGAAAATCTCTTCTCTGAATTTTTCGGAATGGGAGGTGAAAGTAGTAATGAATCTTACGGAAAGTCCGTGTTCCTTTGCTATCTCATAGCCACGCATGGTCTTTTCAAAATAGCCCTCACCTCTCTGGAAATCATTAAGCTCTTTTGGACCATCAAGACTGGAACCGATGGGAATCTCATACTCCGCAAAGATCTTAGCAATTTCATCTGTCATCTTCCAGAGGTTGGTCTGTATTGCAAAAGCCACTTTCTTTGGTTTTGCTCCTTCAGCAAGCATTGGTAAAGCTTCTCTGTAGAAATCAGCACCTGCTAAAAGTGGTTCTCCTCCGTGAAAGGTAAAAGTAACTGAATCATCTTTGAAGTTTTTGAGCCACTCAACTACTTCTTTTATGGTATCGATGCTCATTACAGGGGATTTTTCTTCAGAACTCCAGCAGTAATTACATTCTCCGGGACAGCCCAGGGTGGGGATTAGCATCACGTGAAAAGACATTTTAATAGCACCTTGTTTTTAAGGGTTTTCAAGGTTTCAAGTTATTAGTAGTTTTCTAAGAACCATCATTCATGGTGCAGTGGATGAATGGTTCTTCGAATGAGTGAATAATTTTGAATTATTTTATTATTATAAAGCAAGCGAATAATGAATCACTATAAAATCAAAAACAGAAAAACAGTACTAATCCAAAAAAGAGTAAGTAGCAGGCATTAAGCCTGCACTTGTTTTAAAATTATTTTGCTGGAATGACGAGTGATCTCTCACCAGCAGGCTCGAACTCTCTGAGAGCTCCTCTTGCGAATTCCTTCCTTGGCTTGGAGAAGTCAAATGGAAGGAGATCGTCTGCGAAACAGACCTTGACAAGTGGGTTGACTGCGTATGCATCTCCACGTCCTGCGTGAGCAGCGGATGCAATAGCTGTGTAACCACCCTGGTGACCTACGTTCATTGCGTAGTTAGGGTAGTTTGGTCCACGGAGTTCAAGAGCAAGACCTTCGTCGG from Methanolobus tindarius DSM 2278 harbors:
- a CDS encoding PKD domain-containing protein; amino-acid sequence: MTKRSILLAILLLAILASPVSAMNWQTETVDDGSSYINPTWDHLTGKYTSLAFDSSGNPAISYQYYNAQDLKFAHYNNSSWEIETVDDVGQVGYYTSLAFDPSGNPAISYLDYINRTVKFADYNGVNWESETVESSWGAGLYTSLAFDSSGNPAISYYDEYWRNTSLKFAYYNGASWETETVDNIGDVGKYASLAFDSSDNPAISYYDFNTSYDLKFAHYNGANWEIETVDSAAGLNTAGGEYTSLCFDASGNPAISYNDGNNDYLKFAYYNGANWEIETVDSAGAAGEYASLCFDSSGNAGISYYDYTDSHYTYLKFAFCMIGTLPVNSSVLDTWVYVDGINRSVQANTTLYLWPGTYNITVVKQDYETPVIQTVNVTEGANPEIDFIPEPAPPVAGFVVNTTSVTATQDIAFTDHSTGLISSWLWDFGDGITSTEQTPTHNYIATGIYNVSLVLTNPSGSSTRVRTSYVTVVDSPDAGFSANVTSGAVPLSVGFTDSSTNSPTSWLWDFGDGNTSTDQNPIHTYSAVGTYNVRLNASNDQGSNISTRISYIIVSTVNTGSSESGSSSSSSSSYRLSMITSQEQDAATITDNVSEEILEESVQAEENVSVIFDDEKTEETDTKETDAGHIKGTPDFSALAGIVFFSLAILVLEKINN
- a CDS encoding TIGR04083 family peptide-modifying radical SAM enzyme, translating into MSFHVMLIPTLGCPGECNYCWSSEEKSPVMSIDTIKEVVEWLKNFKDDSVTFTFHGGEPLLAGADFYREALPMLAEGAKPKKVAFAIQTNLWKMTDEIAKIFAEYEIPIGSSLDGPKELNDFQRGEGYFEKTMRGYEIAKEHGLSVRFITTFTSHSEKFREEIFNFYLENGWTLKFHPALPSLRGNEPEKWALDPEEYGRLLIYLLDKYLENIDSIEVMNIDHLCKGVFSGRGAVCTFVDCMGDVLAIGPDGGIYPCYRFVGMPEYVMGNVRDNPGIEELSKSDAWKLMFDYKDYVDENCKDCSHIKYCRGGCPYNAITPTGGEIKDVDPHCISYKMILDEITERVNNEMFGGPSMEMDFFQNPMKPSKPGIMALMFKK